Proteins encoded by one window of Misgurnus anguillicaudatus chromosome 4, ASM2758022v2, whole genome shotgun sequence:
- the clrn3 gene encoding clarin-3 produces MPSTEKLAHFLSSAFLSAAGVAVLGYGMSTDWATSTQACSPTSSDNYNGTSKLIIGLFNGSEVKISCPFFDTLGLPVEVFNRLAKMGGAPVVLHILVVALLAFALLGSAGSILITLYNSFSNPYETYMGPIGLYACSGFSACVAFLALILYVVNIYPVQMFQTLVLAENSDVNLKQSKADLQVGFFLLIPYIGTNLISIVLVYLYVHTAYKRRKQQEKPTEDAPKDIMLF; encoded by the exons ATGCCATCCACTGAGAAACTAGCACATTTCTTATCAAGTGCCTTTTTAAGCGCAGCTGGCGTGGCTGTATTGGGCTATGGGATGTCTACAGACTGGGCAACATCTACCCAGGCCTGCTCTCCAACTTCTTCAGATAATTATAATGGGACTTCAAAACTTATAATCGGTCTTTTCAATGGCTCAGAGGTCAAAATTTCCTGCCCATTTTTTGATACACTTGGACTACCAGTAGAAG TGTTTAATCGTCTGGCAAAAATGGGTGGAGCTCCAGTTGTACTACACATTCTTGTTGTAGCACTTTTGGCTTTTGCTCTTTTGGGGTCAGCAGGAAGTATTCTGATCACATTGTACAACAGCTTCAGTAATCCATATGAGACCTATATGGGACCAATAGGACTTTACGCCTGCAGTGGATTCAGT GCGTGTGTGGCATTCCTGGCACTAATTCTGTACGTGGTGAACATCTACCCGGTTCAGATGTTTCAGACGCTGGTGTTAGCTGAAAACAGCGACGTGAACTTGAAGCAAAGTAAGGCAGATCTTCAGGTCGGGTTCTTTCTCCTGATACCGTACATTGGCACCAACCTGATTTCTATAGTATTGGTGTATCTGTATGTCCACACTGCATACAAACGGCGCAAACAGCAGGAAAAACCAACCGAGGATGCACCCAAAGACATCATGCTGTTCTAA